A single Cucumis melo cultivar AY chromosome 4, USDA_Cmelo_AY_1.0, whole genome shotgun sequence DNA region contains:
- the LOC103503555 gene encoding RING-H2 finger protein ATL29-like: MSLIMEMVIVDDVAQFLLLHYLKHQCYLLMKKRLIYNNNNEHEETNMSFFINSHSSSSSSSSSSSSCSSCSSSCSSVPLHVFFRPMSTDFSRPPFATHDHSTPPLTIILTLILLAFLLIGFFSIYFCRCIMDSLLHSRNLRRSPSGNLLHPSSDAPAPPPGLDPLLINSFPTFPYSGIKEFRSDKFGLECAICLLEFDDDSFLRLLTNCCHVFHQECIDLWLDSHKTCPVCRRDLDSESPRDSTDKPLDPDSNTDNPPRISHHESIEDAISIEIDDDVDDEDNGDADEDHRPSVCWERGKQSITKTEEEKEKEKEKKESGSFKRFSRCHSTGHSIVKGRREGEDKHKLRLPEHIKIKIIRGHNWTGSCVTFDEFLRNPGNSGGFSELYESNDRPNLPKPP; this comes from the coding sequence ATGTCTCTAATTATGGAAATGGTGATTGTGGATGATGTTGCTCAATTTCTCCTTCTCCATTACCTTAAACACCAATGCTATCTATTAATGAAAAAAAGACTCATTTATAACAACAACAACGAGCATGAGGAAACCAACATGAGTTTCTTTATTAActctcattcttcttcttcttcttcttcttcttcttcttcttcttgttcttcttgttcttcttcttgttcttccGTCCCCCTCCATGTGTTTTTCCGGCCGATGTCCACTGATTTCTCTCGACCCCCTTTTGCGACTCACGACCATTCTACTCCTCCTCTCACCATTATCCTCACTCTCATCCTCCTCGCCTTTCTCCTCATCGGCTTCTTTTCCATCTACTTTTGTCGTTGCATTATGGACTCTCTCCTTCACTCTCGCAATCTTCGCCGCTCCCCTTCTGGTAATCTCCTCCACCCTTCCTCTGATGCCCCTGCTCCTCCTCCTGGTCTTGACCCTCTTCTCATCAACTCCTTCCCTACGTTCCCTTACTCCGGTATCAAGGAGTTTCGTAGTGATAAATTCGGATTAGAATGTGCTATTTGTTTGCTTGAATTCGACGACGATAGCTTCCTTCGTCTCCTCACTAATTGTTGCCATGTCTTCCATCAAGAATGCATTGATCTCTGGCTTGATTCTCACAAAACCTGCCCTGTTTGTCGTCGGGACCTCGACTCTGAATCCCCTAGAGATTCTACCGATAAGCCGCTTGATCCTGATTCTAACACTGATAATCCACCCCGAATTTCTCATCATGAATCCATTGAAGATGCGATTAGTATTGAAATTGATGACGACGTAGACGACGAAGACAACGGCGATGCCGATGAAGATCACCGCCCCTCTGTTTGTTGGGAGAGGGGAAAACAGAGTATAACAAAAACAGaggaggagaaggagaaggagaaagagaagaaggaaTCAGGAAGTTTCAAGAGATTTTCGAGGTGCCATTCAACGGGACATTCGATagtgaaaggaagaagagaagggGAAGATAAACATAAGTTGAGATTGCCAGAACATATAAAGATTAAGATCATTAGAGGGCATAATTGGACAGGAAGTTGTGTGACTTTTGATGAGTTCTTACGTAATCCTGGCAACAGTGGTGGGTTTTCAGAGCTTTATGAATCTAATGATCGACCAAACTTACCGAAGCCGCCGTGA